From Streptomyces sp. NBC_00683, one genomic window encodes:
- a CDS encoding ABC transporter permease: MTQAAVSPPVEPVKQPIKRVTPLARLRDPAWYQEYGVYVAVAVVLLFNALFTDHFMTADNFRTQLVQVAPIVIVALGMALVIGTEGVDLSVGSTMALAAAFLPLYLGYGLVPALVVSLLAGAVVGAVNGTLVSLIGLQPIVATLALFVGGRGLALVMADGQLKQIVNPDLLSLGTGSFLGIPLVVLIAGVLAVAVAFLVQRTTFGRQIVAVGGNRSAAALAGLPVKRVLIGVYVLCGVLAALAGILATARLTASDPSSLGTLMELSAITAVVVGGTPLNGGSIRVLGTVAGALLMQLLRATLVKHDLPDSTAQIAQAAIIIAAVYVARERRSR, from the coding sequence ATGACCCAGGCCGCCGTCTCCCCACCCGTAGAGCCCGTAAAGCAGCCCATCAAGCGTGTGACGCCCCTGGCACGGCTGCGTGACCCCGCCTGGTACCAGGAATACGGCGTGTACGTCGCCGTGGCGGTGGTGCTGCTCTTCAACGCCCTGTTCACCGACCACTTCATGACCGCGGACAACTTCCGCACCCAGCTCGTCCAGGTCGCCCCCATCGTCATCGTCGCCCTGGGCATGGCCCTGGTCATCGGGACCGAAGGCGTCGACCTCTCCGTCGGCTCGACCATGGCGCTCGCCGCCGCGTTCCTGCCGCTCTACCTCGGATACGGGCTCGTGCCCGCGCTCGTCGTCTCGCTCCTCGCGGGCGCGGTCGTCGGTGCGGTCAACGGCACGCTGGTCTCCCTCATCGGGCTGCAGCCCATCGTGGCCACGCTCGCCCTCTTCGTCGGCGGCCGGGGACTGGCCCTGGTCATGGCCGACGGCCAGCTCAAGCAGATCGTCAACCCCGACCTGCTGTCGCTGGGAACCGGCTCCTTCCTCGGCATTCCGCTGGTCGTCCTGATCGCCGGAGTCCTCGCCGTCGCCGTGGCCTTCCTCGTGCAGCGCACCACCTTCGGGCGGCAGATCGTCGCCGTCGGCGGCAACCGGTCCGCCGCCGCCCTCGCGGGACTCCCCGTGAAGCGCGTCCTCATCGGTGTGTACGTGCTCTGCGGCGTGCTCGCGGCCCTCGCCGGCATCCTCGCCACGGCCAGGCTCACCGCGAGCGACCCGTCCTCGCTCGGCACCCTCATGGAACTCTCCGCCATCACGGCGGTCGTGGTCGGCGGCACGCCCCTCAACGGCGGCTCCATCCGGGTGCTCGGCACCGTGGCCGGCGCCCTGCTGATGCAGCTCCTGCGCGCCACACTCGTCAAGCACGACCTGCCCGACTCCACCGCACAGATCGCCCAGGCGGCCATCATCATCGCCGCCGTCTACGTCGCCCGGGAGCGTCGGTCCCGATGA
- a CDS encoding aldose epimerase family protein has product MPRPTVHRTPFGSAHGTETGLWTLDSGTGVVAQVLTYGASLHSLTVPDTKGATASVVRSLATVDDYTGKHPYFGAVVGRYANRIANGRFTLDGDTHHIPANDRGHALHGGPEGFHTKVWDATADATEHSVSLRLTLHSPDGDMGFPGALDATVTYTLDPAGTLAIDYASVTDRATVVNLTNHAYFDLAGRGDILGHRLEVDADAYLPVDGDGIPLGAPAGVRGTPFDLTAPRVLGESIGLEDEQLRLAGGFDHCWVLRGPGGGLRRAARLTAPDSARVLEVWTTEPGIQVYTANQLDGSFTDASGRRHERHGAVCLETQHLPDSPNRPDQPSTVLRPGETARSRTELRFPHLEA; this is encoded by the coding sequence ATGCCGCGCCCCACCGTGCACCGCACACCGTTCGGCTCCGCCCACGGGACGGAGACCGGCCTGTGGACCCTCGACTCCGGTACGGGAGTCGTCGCCCAGGTACTCACCTACGGCGCCTCCCTCCACAGCCTCACCGTGCCCGACACCAAGGGCGCGACCGCCTCCGTCGTACGGTCGCTCGCCACCGTCGACGACTACACGGGCAAGCACCCGTACTTCGGCGCCGTCGTCGGCCGCTACGCCAACCGCATCGCGAACGGCCGCTTCACCCTCGACGGGGACACGCACCACATCCCCGCCAACGACCGCGGCCACGCACTGCACGGGGGCCCCGAGGGCTTCCACACCAAGGTGTGGGACGCCACCGCGGACGCCACCGAGCACAGCGTGTCCCTGCGCCTCACCCTGCACAGCCCCGACGGCGACATGGGATTCCCCGGCGCGCTCGACGCGACGGTCACGTACACCCTCGACCCGGCGGGCACCCTGGCCATCGACTACGCCTCGGTCACCGACCGGGCCACGGTCGTCAACCTCACCAACCACGCCTACTTCGACCTGGCCGGCCGCGGCGACATCCTCGGCCACCGGCTGGAGGTCGACGCCGACGCCTATCTGCCGGTGGACGGCGACGGCATCCCCCTGGGAGCGCCGGCCGGGGTACGCGGCACACCGTTCGACCTCACCGCACCGCGCGTACTGGGGGAGTCCATCGGACTGGAGGACGAACAGCTGCGCCTGGCGGGCGGGTTCGACCACTGTTGGGTGCTGCGCGGGCCCGGTGGCGGTCTGCGCCGGGCCGCCCGCCTCACCGCCCCGGACTCGGCCCGCGTCCTGGAGGTGTGGACCACCGAGCCGGGCATCCAGGTCTACACCGCCAACCAGCTCGACGGCTCGTTCACCGACGCCTCCGGCCGCCGCCACGAACGCCACGGCGCGGTCTGCCTGGAGACCCAGCACCTGCCCGACTCACCCAACCGGCCCGACCAGCCCAGCACCGTCCTGCGCCCCGGAGAGACCGCGCGGAGCCGCACCGAACTGCGCTTCCCGCACCTGGAGGCCTAA
- a CDS encoding ABC transporter permease, with product MNETTPAPAVQAPAVRKPAAPAGGKAPRPAAPEPDTKQRIAELLQRQGVLAVLLTVVIAASFIYPTFASLDNARGVTIQASFLAVVALGMTMVIITGGIDLSVGSVFALGGVLAAWASQYGFLAALLVPLVVCGAIGLLNGLLIARGNMAPFIVTLATLLAARGLLLALTDEGATTYLVPKDSAFGELGQGSVWGFGYPILIALVLFGAGGLVLQRTSFGQTLFAVGGSSDAATLMGLPVARTKILVYTLSGLLAGLAGALNAARLSSGVTIVGVGMELDAISAVVIGGTLLIGGAGSISGTLWGVLLLAVIQNLINQIGSLNSSYQSVVSGGFLIVVVVAQRYLARSRRST from the coding sequence ATGAACGAAACCACACCCGCCCCCGCAGTCCAGGCCCCGGCCGTGCGGAAGCCGGCCGCACCCGCGGGCGGCAAGGCTCCCCGCCCCGCCGCCCCCGAACCGGACACGAAGCAGCGCATCGCCGAACTCCTCCAGCGCCAGGGCGTCCTCGCGGTCCTGCTGACCGTCGTGATCGCCGCGTCGTTCATCTACCCGACCTTCGCCTCCCTGGACAACGCGCGCGGCGTGACGATCCAGGCGTCCTTCCTCGCCGTGGTCGCCCTCGGTATGACCATGGTCATCATCACCGGCGGCATCGACCTGTCCGTCGGGTCGGTGTTCGCCCTCGGCGGCGTCCTCGCCGCCTGGGCCTCGCAGTACGGCTTCCTCGCCGCCCTGCTCGTACCCCTCGTGGTGTGCGGCGCGATCGGGCTGCTCAACGGGCTCCTGATCGCCCGGGGCAACATGGCGCCCTTCATCGTCACCCTCGCCACCCTGCTTGCCGCCCGCGGTCTGCTGCTCGCCCTCACCGACGAGGGCGCCACCACGTACCTGGTGCCCAAGGACTCCGCCTTCGGGGAGCTCGGCCAGGGCAGCGTCTGGGGCTTCGGCTACCCGATCCTGATCGCCCTGGTCCTCTTCGGGGCCGGCGGACTGGTGCTGCAGCGCACCTCGTTCGGGCAGACCCTCTTCGCCGTCGGCGGCAGCAGCGACGCGGCCACCCTGATGGGCCTCCCCGTAGCCCGCACCAAGATCCTTGTCTACACCCTCAGCGGCCTGCTGGCAGGACTCGCCGGTGCGCTCAACGCGGCCCGGCTGTCCTCCGGTGTCACCATCGTCGGCGTGGGCATGGAACTGGACGCGATCTCCGCGGTCGTCATCGGCGGCACGCTGCTCATCGGCGGTGCCGGCTCGATCAGCGGAACCCTGTGGGGCGTCCTGCTGCTGGCCGTCATCCAGAACCTGATCAACCAGATCGGCTCGCTCAACTCCTCGTACCAGTCGGTGGTCAGCGGCGGTTTCCTTATCGTTGTCGTGGTGGCCCAGCGCTACCTGGCGCGCAGTCGCAGAAGCACCTGA
- a CDS encoding carbohydrate binding domain-containing protein produces the protein MKRTPTRLLGRPLAAAVAATVMLGLLTALPKAAGPGSAVPAAASESTATVFYYTKTKNWSAYKIHYAPDGGSWTTVPGVAMEAACTDWVKQTVSLGSASGLAATFNNGSGVWDNNAGKNYALGTGNITVKDGVVAHSDPCAGTGTDPTPTSAPEEAHTAAVYYSTATVGWTTTNLHYQPAGGTWTTVPGVGMEAACTGWVKKSVDLGTATTMLATFNNGNGVWDNNNGANYTVPAGLTTVKDKKVTADAKDPCAAEVPDTQAPTPPTEVTADADGVSVVLTWDPSTDDRGVTKYQVTRTGGTRGTMVTDVGSTVYSDTGLEERTAYSYTVRAVDAAGNVSAASASATATTGEKPAAPASGEPLGTDPRKDPIYFVLTARFNDGDTSNNRGGSQHTKSGNAANNDPMFRGDFKGLVEKLDYIKGLGMSAVWITPVVLNRSDYDYHGYHGYDFYEVDARLESAGASYQDLINAAHAKGMKIYQDVVYNHSSRWGAKGLFTPKAYGVRDTQWSWFYDEKNDGFEYDGLTVEPKSGKSYYNGDLWSTAEPSGNTCVNWGTPTQYTSPEGYRIYNCQWPNPTSGMFPKAYYHNCWIGNWEGEDSRSCWLHDDLADFNTESAPVQNYLIGAYNKYIDMGVDGFRVDTAVHIPRTTWNRRFLPAIQERVTQQFGAEAAKNFFVFGEVAAFVNDKWNRGSVNHSAQFYTWKERKEYDADDEKAALEMYDYEQQQGTGSQPTSTNAFLNGNAYHAPDHSRFSGMNVIDMRMHMNFGDANNAYNNGKDSDDSYNDATYNVVYVDSHDYGPNKSSERYAGGTDAWAENMSLMWTFRGIPTLYYGSEVEFQAGKKIDCGPTCPLATTGRAYFGGQLAGDVKASDFSKVSSATGAVADTLAKPLVKHVQRLNEIRRAVPALQMGQYSTEGITGSMAYKRRYTDAASGTDSFALVTVTGSATYTGIPNGTYKDAVTGDTRVVTGGTLAVPAPGKGNLRVYVLDLGGKNAAPGMIGTAGAYLK, from the coding sequence ATGAAACGCACCCCCACCCGGCTGCTCGGACGCCCTCTGGCAGCGGCCGTCGCAGCCACCGTGATGCTGGGGCTCCTGACCGCGCTGCCGAAGGCCGCGGGTCCCGGTTCGGCCGTGCCCGCGGCTGCTTCGGAGTCCACCGCGACCGTCTTCTACTACACGAAGACCAAGAACTGGTCCGCGTACAAAATCCACTACGCACCTGACGGCGGCTCCTGGACCACCGTGCCGGGCGTGGCGATGGAGGCCGCGTGCACGGACTGGGTGAAGCAGACCGTCAGCCTGGGCAGCGCCTCCGGTCTGGCCGCGACGTTCAACAACGGTTCGGGCGTCTGGGACAACAACGCCGGAAAGAACTACGCCCTGGGCACCGGCAACATCACCGTCAAGGACGGCGTGGTGGCCCACAGCGACCCGTGCGCGGGCACCGGTACGGACCCCACACCGACCTCCGCCCCCGAAGAGGCACACACCGCGGCGGTCTACTACTCGACCGCCACGGTCGGCTGGACCACCACCAATCTGCACTACCAGCCGGCGGGCGGCACCTGGACCACCGTGCCCGGCGTGGGCATGGAGGCCGCCTGTACCGGCTGGGTGAAGAAGTCCGTCGACCTCGGCACAGCGACCACGATGCTTGCAACGTTCAACAACGGCAACGGGGTGTGGGACAACAACAACGGCGCCAACTACACGGTCCCGGCGGGGCTCACCACGGTGAAGGACAAGAAGGTCACCGCCGACGCGAAGGACCCGTGCGCCGCCGAGGTCCCCGACACCCAGGCACCGACCCCGCCCACGGAGGTGACCGCCGATGCCGACGGTGTCTCCGTCGTGCTGACCTGGGATCCGTCCACCGATGACCGCGGTGTGACGAAGTACCAGGTGACCCGGACCGGTGGCACGAGGGGCACGATGGTCACCGACGTCGGCTCCACGGTGTACTCCGACACCGGGCTGGAGGAGAGGACGGCCTACAGCTACACGGTCAGGGCCGTCGACGCCGCCGGGAACGTGTCGGCCGCCTCGGCCTCCGCCACCGCGACCACGGGCGAGAAGCCCGCGGCACCGGCGTCCGGGGAACCGCTGGGCACCGATCCCCGCAAGGACCCGATCTACTTCGTGCTCACCGCCCGCTTCAACGACGGTGACACCTCCAACAACCGGGGCGGGAGCCAGCACACGAAGTCGGGCAACGCGGCCAACAACGACCCCATGTTCCGGGGAGACTTCAAGGGCCTGGTCGAGAAGCTCGACTACATCAAGGGCCTCGGCATGTCCGCCGTCTGGATCACCCCGGTGGTGCTGAACCGGTCCGACTACGACTACCACGGCTACCACGGTTACGACTTCTACGAGGTCGACGCCCGGCTGGAGTCCGCCGGCGCCTCCTACCAGGACCTCATCAACGCGGCCCACGCCAAGGGCATGAAGATCTACCAGGACGTCGTCTACAACCACTCCTCGCGCTGGGGCGCCAAGGGCCTGTTCACCCCGAAGGCGTACGGAGTCCGCGACACCCAGTGGAGCTGGTTCTACGACGAGAAGAACGACGGGTTCGAGTACGACGGCCTGACCGTCGAGCCCAAGTCCGGGAAGTCGTACTACAACGGCGACCTCTGGTCCACCGCCGAGCCCTCGGGCAACACCTGCGTCAACTGGGGCACGCCCACCCAGTACACCTCGCCCGAGGGGTACCGGATCTACAACTGCCAGTGGCCCAACCCCACTTCGGGCATGTTCCCGAAGGCGTACTACCACAACTGCTGGATCGGGAACTGGGAGGGCGAGGACTCCCGCAGCTGCTGGCTGCACGACGATCTCGCCGACTTCAACACCGAGAGCGCGCCCGTGCAGAACTACCTGATCGGCGCCTACAACAAGTACATCGACATGGGCGTGGACGGCTTCCGGGTCGACACCGCCGTGCACATCCCCCGTACGACCTGGAACCGCCGCTTCCTGCCGGCGATCCAGGAGCGCGTCACCCAGCAGTTCGGCGCCGAGGCCGCGAAGAACTTCTTCGTGTTCGGTGAGGTCGCGGCCTTCGTCAACGACAAGTGGAACCGCGGCTCCGTCAACCACTCCGCGCAGTTCTACACCTGGAAGGAACGCAAGGAGTACGACGCGGACGACGAGAAGGCCGCCCTGGAGATGTACGACTACGAACAGCAGCAGGGCACCGGCTCCCAGCCGACCTCCACCAACGCCTTCCTGAACGGCAACGCCTACCACGCACCGGACCACAGCAGGTTCTCCGGCATGAACGTCATCGACATGCGCATGCACATGAACTTCGGTGACGCCAACAACGCGTACAACAACGGCAAGGACTCCGACGACAGTTACAACGACGCCACCTACAACGTCGTGTACGTCGACAGCCACGACTACGGTCCCAACAAGAGCAGCGAACGGTACGCGGGGGGCACCGACGCCTGGGCCGAGAACATGTCCCTGATGTGGACCTTCCGGGGCATCCCCACGCTCTACTACGGCTCCGAGGTCGAGTTCCAGGCCGGCAAGAAGATCGACTGCGGGCCCACCTGCCCGCTGGCGACGACCGGCCGCGCGTACTTCGGCGGTCAACTCGCGGGCGACGTCAAGGCGTCCGACTTCAGCAAGGTCTCCTCGGCGACCGGTGCCGTCGCCGACACCCTCGCGAAGCCGCTGGTCAAGCACGTGCAGCGGCTCAACGAGATCCGACGGGCCGTGCCGGCCCTGCAGATGGGCCAGTACTCCACCGAGGGCATCACCGGGTCGATGGCGTACAAGCGCCGCTACACCGACGCGGCGAGCGGCACGGACAGTTTCGCGCTGGTGACGGTCACCGGCAGTGCCACGTACACGGGCATCCCGAACGGCACCTACAAGGACGCCGTCACCGGGGACACCCGGGTGGTGACGGGCGGCACGCTCGCCGTCCCGGCACCGGGCAAGGGCAACCTGCGGGTGTACGTCCTCGACCTCGGCGGGAAGAACGCGGCCCCGGGCATGATCGGGACGGCGGGTGCCTACCTGAAGTGA
- a CDS encoding translation factor GTPase family protein codes for MHTLNLGILAHVDAGKTSLTERLLHAAGVIDTVGSVDDGSTQTDSLALERQRGITIKSAVVSFVIDHVAVNLIDTPGHPDFIAEVERVLGVLDGAVLVVSAVEGVQAQTRVLMRTLRRLRIPTLVFVNKTDRGGARYEGVLADIAERLSSDIVAMGSAEALGTREARTAPFTAGDAGFTAALTDLLTGHDDDLLAAYVDDAKGIPYDRLRAGLAAQTRQALVHPVYFGSAATGAGVADLIAGITELLPVTGQDAEGPASGAVFKVERGPAGEKIAYVRMFSGTLRTRERVRFRGDGEDDGREGKISGITVFDRGTDDRAPALTAGRIGRLRGLGAVRIGDRIGEAPAKPQTQAHFAPPTLETVVSPLRREDRGALHTALGQLAEQDPLIGVRRDDVRQEVSLSLYGEVQKEVIQATLADEYGIEVTFRETTTICLERPAGTGAAVEVIDREPNPFLATVGLRVDPAPAGSGVEFRREVELGSMPFSLMRAVEDTVLETLGQGIHGWQVTDCTVTLTHSGYWPRQSHSHAVFDKSMSSTAGDFRNLTPLVLMDALKEAGTTVYEPMHHFRIELPADAFGPLVPVLARLRAVPRTPRTRGRVCTLEGEVPAARIHELQQLLPELTRGEGVLESDFAHYRPVEGPVPQRPRTDHDPLHRKEYLLRTLRRVAGG; via the coding sequence GTGCACACATTGAACCTGGGAATTCTGGCGCACGTCGACGCCGGTAAGACGAGCCTGACCGAGCGGCTTCTCCACGCCGCCGGAGTCATCGACACCGTCGGCAGCGTCGACGACGGCAGCACACAGACCGACTCGCTGGCACTGGAACGGCAACGCGGCATCACCATCAAGTCCGCGGTCGTCTCCTTCGTCATCGACCACGTCGCGGTCAACCTCATCGACACCCCCGGCCACCCGGACTTCATCGCCGAGGTGGAACGGGTCCTCGGCGTGCTCGACGGCGCGGTGCTCGTCGTCTCCGCCGTGGAGGGCGTGCAGGCACAGACCCGCGTCCTGATGCGGACGCTGCGCCGGCTGCGGATCCCCACACTCGTCTTCGTGAACAAGACCGACAGGGGAGGCGCCCGGTACGAAGGTGTCCTCGCGGACATCGCGGAGCGGCTGTCGAGCGACATCGTCGCGATGGGTTCGGCCGAAGCCCTGGGGACCCGCGAAGCACGCACCGCACCGTTCACCGCCGGGGACGCGGGATTCACCGCCGCCCTGACCGATCTGCTCACCGGTCACGACGACGACCTGCTCGCCGCCTACGTCGACGACGCGAAGGGCATCCCGTACGACCGGCTGCGCGCCGGTCTGGCCGCGCAGACCCGGCAGGCGCTGGTGCACCCGGTGTACTTCGGCTCCGCGGCCACCGGGGCGGGCGTGGCGGACCTGATCGCGGGAATCACCGAGCTGTTGCCCGTGACCGGCCAGGATGCCGAGGGACCGGCATCGGGCGCGGTGTTCAAGGTCGAGCGCGGTCCGGCCGGGGAGAAGATCGCGTACGTGCGGATGTTCTCCGGAACGCTGCGCACGCGTGAACGCGTCCGCTTCCGGGGGGACGGCGAGGACGACGGGCGCGAGGGCAAGATCTCCGGCATCACCGTCTTCGACCGCGGTACGGACGACCGCGCTCCCGCACTCACCGCCGGCCGGATCGGCAGGCTGAGGGGGCTCGGCGCCGTCCGGATCGGGGACAGGATCGGTGAGGCGCCCGCGAAGCCGCAGACACAGGCCCACTTCGCCCCGCCGACACTGGAGACGGTGGTCTCCCCTCTCCGCCGGGAGGACCGGGGCGCCCTGCACACCGCGCTCGGCCAGCTCGCGGAGCAGGACCCGCTCATCGGCGTACGGCGTGACGACGTCCGTCAGGAGGTCTCCCTCTCGCTCTACGGCGAGGTGCAGAAGGAGGTCATCCAGGCGACCCTGGCCGACGAGTACGGAATCGAGGTCACCTTCCGGGAAACGACGACCATCTGTCTGGAACGGCCGGCCGGAACCGGCGCGGCCGTCGAGGTCATCGACCGGGAACCCAATCCCTTCCTCGCCACGGTCGGACTCCGTGTCGATCCCGCACCGGCCGGCAGCGGAGTGGAATTCCGGCGGGAGGTGGAACTCGGATCCATGCCCTTCTCCCTCATGCGGGCCGTGGAGGACACCGTGCTGGAGACGCTCGGCCAGGGAATTCACGGATGGCAGGTCACCGACTGCACCGTCACCCTGACCCATTCCGGATACTGGCCCCGGCAGAGTCATTCGCACGCGGTGTTCGACAAGAGCATGTCGAGTACGGCGGGCGACTTCCGCAACCTGACACCACTGGTGCTCATGGACGCGCTGAAAGAGGCCGGGACCACGGTGTACGAGCCGATGCACCATTTCCGCATCGAGCTCCCGGCCGATGCGTTCGGCCCGCTCGTCCCGGTCCTGGCACGGCTGCGCGCCGTTCCCCGGACTCCGCGGACGCGGGGCCGCGTATGCACCCTGGAGGGCGAGGTCCCCGCCGCCCGCATCCACGAACTGCAGCAGCTGCTGCCGGAGCTGACGCGCGGCGAGGGGGTGCTGGAGTCCGACTTCGCGCACTACCGGCCGGTCGAGGGCCCCGTTCCGCAGCGGCCCCGTACCGACCACGACCCGCTCCACCGCAAGGAGTACCTGCTGCGCACCCTGCGGCGGGTGGCCGGGGGCTGA
- a CDS encoding YdeI/OmpD-associated family protein produces MPQDSLEEADVTMADGTEPGAEPHFFARVAELRTWLERHHGLRSDLWVKVAKKSTGIESVTAPEIIDAVLCYGWIDGQRKSLDEEYYLQRISRRRKGGHWSQVNVRKVEALTAAGLMREPGLAEVRAAQEDGRWAAAYPSQKEATVPEDLAAALTAGSLAAQRFEELGKTDRYLVILELLKARTPELRAARLARAITKLESGGTPG; encoded by the coding sequence ATGCCCCAGGATTCCCTGGAGGAGGCGGACGTGACCATGGCCGACGGCACGGAACCGGGGGCGGAGCCGCACTTCTTCGCGCGGGTCGCGGAACTGAGGACCTGGCTGGAACGGCACCACGGGCTGCGGTCGGACCTCTGGGTGAAGGTCGCGAAGAAGAGCACGGGCATCGAGTCCGTCACGGCCCCCGAGATCATCGACGCCGTGCTCTGCTACGGCTGGATCGACGGGCAGCGCAAGTCCCTCGACGAGGAGTACTACCTCCAGCGGATCTCGCGCCGCCGCAAGGGCGGCCACTGGTCCCAGGTCAACGTGCGCAAGGTCGAGGCGCTGACGGCGGCCGGCCTGATGCGGGAGCCGGGGCTGGCCGAGGTGCGGGCCGCGCAGGAGGACGGGCGGTGGGCGGCGGCGTACCCCTCGCAGAAGGAGGCCACCGTGCCCGAGGACCTCGCGGCCGCGCTGACCGCCGGCTCCCTGGCGGCGCAGCGGTTCGAGGAGCTCGGCAAGACGGACAGGTACCTGGTGATTCTCGAGCTCCTCAAGGCGAGAACGCCCGAGCTGAGGGCCGCCCGGCTCGCACGGGCGATCACGAAGCTGGAGTCGGGCGGCACGCCGGGCTGA
- a CDS encoding acyl-CoA thioesterase — MTYFVDVTVRGYELDTQGHLNQAVYLQYAEHARWELLRAAGLPQEKLLADGVGPVQLEVTVKYLRELRGGDRVRVSCEFVYGAGKTFEIVQQIVKEDGTLAADIRAVGGILDLAARRLVADPAGRLAALADKPELLGSSA, encoded by the coding sequence ATGACCTACTTCGTCGACGTCACCGTGCGCGGCTACGAGCTCGACACCCAGGGCCACCTCAACCAGGCCGTCTATCTCCAGTACGCGGAACACGCGCGCTGGGAGCTGCTGCGGGCCGCCGGACTGCCCCAGGAGAAACTGCTGGCCGACGGAGTCGGGCCCGTGCAGCTGGAAGTGACGGTGAAGTACCTGCGGGAGCTGCGTGGCGGGGACAGAGTGCGGGTGAGCTGCGAGTTCGTCTACGGTGCGGGCAAGACCTTCGAGATCGTGCAGCAGATCGTCAAGGAGGACGGCACCCTGGCCGCGGACATCAGGGCCGTCGGCGGCATCCTCGATCTGGCGGCCCGTCGGCTGGTCGCGGACCCGGCCGGGCGTCTCGCCGCGCTGGCCGACAAGCCGGAGCTCCTCGGCAGTTCCGCCTGA
- a CDS encoding LacI family DNA-binding transcriptional regulator — translation MGVSLKDVAHRAGVSIKTVSNVVNNYQHVTPAMRAKVQKAIDELGYRPNLTARHLRKGRTGIIALAVPEFGNPYFAELAGAVVDAAARHDYTVLVDHTAGLREKELLVSQGFRSHVIDGLILSPIHLETEDLMARTETAPLVLLGEREYEAPYDHIAIDNVAASREAVRHLIDNGSRRIAFLGSRTGRERQPAHLRLRGWREELAAAGIEPDESLVVVTDGYGREDGATAMASLLDRGERPDAVFAYNDLIAIGAMRTITERGLSIPDDIAVVGFDDIEESRYGTTTLTTIAPDKEAIARLAVDSLVERLSGEPVSEPRRPRPGYRLIVRESTAPGRAPALHKDL, via the coding sequence GTGGGCGTCAGCCTCAAGGACGTTGCGCATCGGGCGGGCGTGTCCATCAAGACCGTGTCGAACGTGGTGAACAACTATCAGCACGTCACACCGGCGATGCGCGCAAAGGTGCAGAAGGCGATCGACGAACTCGGCTACCGGCCGAACCTCACCGCCCGCCACCTGCGCAAGGGCCGCACCGGGATCATCGCCCTCGCCGTACCCGAGTTCGGCAACCCCTACTTCGCCGAACTCGCCGGAGCGGTCGTCGACGCGGCCGCCCGGCACGACTACACCGTCCTGGTCGACCACACCGCCGGCCTCCGGGAGAAGGAACTCCTGGTCAGCCAGGGATTCCGGTCCCATGTGATCGACGGCCTCATCCTCAGCCCCATCCACCTGGAGACCGAGGACCTCATGGCACGCACCGAGACGGCGCCGCTGGTGCTGCTCGGTGAGCGCGAGTACGAGGCCCCCTACGACCACATCGCCATCGACAACGTCGCGGCGTCCCGCGAGGCCGTGCGGCACCTCATCGACAACGGCAGCCGCAGGATCGCGTTCCTCGGCTCGCGAACCGGCCGCGAACGCCAGCCCGCGCACCTGCGACTGCGCGGCTGGCGCGAGGAACTGGCCGCCGCGGGCATCGAGCCGGACGAGTCCCTCGTCGTGGTCACCGACGGATACGGCCGCGAGGACGGCGCCACAGCCATGGCCTCGCTCCTGGACCGGGGCGAGCGGCCGGACGCCGTGTTCGCGTACAACGACCTCATCGCCATCGGCGCGATGCGGACCATCACCGAACGCGGGCTGAGCATCCCGGACGACATCGCCGTCGTCGGCTTCGACGACATCGAGGAGAGCCGGTACGGCACCACCACGCTCACCACCATCGCCCCGGACAAGGAGGCCATCGCCCGGCTGGCCGTCGACAGCCTCGTCGAACGTCTCTCGGGCGAACCGGTCTCCGAACCACGCCGGCCCCGACCCGGCTACCGCCTCATCGTGCGCGAATCCACCGCACCCGGGCGTGCCCCCGCTCTTCACAAGGACCTCTGA